A single genomic interval of Chrysemys picta bellii isolate R12L10 chromosome 8, ASM1138683v2, whole genome shotgun sequence harbors:
- the SOWAHA gene encoding ankyrin repeat domain-containing protein SOWAHA, with translation MSVKLLILGTGGLLAAVRRCSETTVMGAFNHIPSRSGGRDSPRSLRAGCTSPGRRVPPTRCDARCSCCGQTLPLPSAALEAGDRAKPCGSWPPLRGVSSGQDPPPPAGRSQRSPGQAQGAPQGSHPGASRLQIPDTSARGPSATPAGSGCRAESRPRRQRCQVQGMAAPEPEPSRAALLGFLREHGGQVRSAELRDRFKPLLEAGEPGERAARRERFKALVNSVAVVKELDGAKFVVLRKKLRAQAAGEPGAGAQPPEAPPEGAGQSGAGGQGPPPAPPAAEDWESRSPKPVSELRGLFQSQDGETPEPPPGMAGPPRREAPQKPCMLPVRCPQPARGIEELPRQQEQLEDRARLQVGTLLDVPEPASPRSPHMKRRQVDEAGARSPHLRRVSKTQKVSEETGCTAAVPLESLEHEWLVKATAGQWSQRLHGLLLSDASLAGKRDFMSGFTALHWAAKSGNCDMVGKIIEVAKKGGTKIDVNAKSYGGYTPLHIAAIHGREDVITTLVKTYNVKVNLRDYSGKKPHHYLKEGSSYAVRHLLGDPDLHNSVGHAFPIKKNPKIAASILSSTSTFLGVLSDDMPFYDLSRGLKKTSSLNKLLNASAGSRKKPKTRGTFPSYSSLVEAVEEEQEEEATVKHRPVSELFFSH, from the coding sequence ATGTCTGTCAAGCTGTTGATCCTCGGCACAGGCGGCTTATTGGCCGCAGTTAGGCGGTGCTCAGAGACGACGGTGATGGGCGCATTTAACCATATACCGAGCAGATCCGGGGGTAGGGACTCCCCGCGGAGTCTCCGCGCAGGCTGCACAAGCCCCGGCCGCAGGGTGCCACCCACACGGTGCGATGCGCGCTGCTCATGCTGCGGCCAAACCCTTCCGCTGCCAAGCGCAGCCCTGGAGGCTGGGGACCGCGCCAAGCCCTGCGGCTCGTGGCCTCCGCTCCGCGGCGTGAGCAGCGGGCaggacccgcccccccccgcggGCCGGAGCCAGCGCTCCCCGGGGCAGGCACAGGGGGCGCCGCAGGGGTCACACCCAGGTGCGTCTCGCCTACAAATCCCAGACACCTCCGCTCGCGGTCCCTCCGCCACCCCAGCGGGGAGCGGCTGCCGAGCAGAGTCGCGCCCGCGGAGGCAGCGCTGCCAGGTGCAGGGCATGGCCGCGCCGGAGCCGGAGCCGAGCCGGGCGGCCCTGCTGGGCTTCCTGCGGGAGCACGGCGGGCAGGTGCGGAGCGCGGAGCTGCGGGACCGCTTCAAGCCGCTGCTGGAGGCCGGCGAGCCCGGGGAGCGAGCCGCCCGCCGCGAGCGCTTCAAGGCGCTGGTGAACAGCGTGGCCGTGGTGAAGGAGCTGGACGGGGCCAAGTTCGTGGTGCTGCGGAAGAAGCTCCGAGCCCAGGCTGCGGGGGAGCCGGGCGCGGGAGCGCAGCCCCCCGAGGCGCCTCCggagggcgctgggcagagcggggcaggcgggcaggggccgccccctgccccgccggCAGCCGAGGACTGGGAGAGCCGGTCCCCGAAGCCTGTGTCCGAGCTGAGGGGGCTGTTCCAGAGCCAGGACGGCGAGACGCCTGAGCCCCCCCCGGGGATGGCTGGGCCCCCCAGGAGAGAGGCCCCCCAGAAGCCCTGCATGTTGCCAGTGCGCTGCCCGCAGCCGGCTAGAGGGATTGAGGAGCTgccaaggcagcaggagcagcttgAGGACAGAGCCAGGCTGCAAGTGGGGACCCTGCTGGACGTCCCTGAGCCGGCCTCCCCCAGATCCCCGCACATGAAGAGGCGGCAGGTGGACGAGGCGGGTGCCAGGTCGCCCCACCTGCGAAGGGTGTCAAAGACTCAGAAGGTGAGCGAAGAAACTGGCTGCACTGCTGCTGTGCCCCTGGAATCTCTGGAGCACGAATGGCTGGTGAAAGCCACCGCCGGCCAGTGGTCCCAGCGGCTTCATGGCCTCTTGCTGAGCGATGCCAGTCTGGCAGGGAAAAGGGACTTCATGTCCGGGTTCACAGCTCTGCACTGGGCAGCTAAGAGTGGGAACTGTGACATGGTGGGGAAGATCATTGAAGTAGCCAAAAAAGGTGGCACTAAAATTGATGTGAATGCCAAGTCCTACGGAGGTTACACTCCCCTCCACATCGCTGCAATACATGGCCGAGAAGATGTCATTACTACATTGGTCAAGACATATAATGTCAAGGTTAATCTGAGAGACTACAGTGGGAAAAAGCCGCACCACTATTTAAAGGAAGGGTCCTCTTATGCAGTCAGGCATCTGCTGGGTGATCCTGATCTTCACAACAGTGTTGGACATGCCTTTCCAATCAAGAAAAATCCCAAAATTGCTGCTTCCATCTTGAGCTCCACCAGCACCTTCCTTGGAGTCTTATCTGATGACATGCCCTTCTATGATCTAAGCAGGGGTTTGAAGAAGACTTCTTCCTTAAATAAGCTCCTTAATGCATCTGCAGGCTCAAGGAAGAAGCCTAAGACTAGGGGGACTTTCCCCTCTTATTCTTCTCTTGTTGAAGCAGTGGAGGAAGAGCAAGAGGAAGAGGCCACAGTGAAACACAGACCAGTTTCTGAGCTGTTCTTCAGTCACTAG